In one window of Cellulophaga sp. HaHa_2_95 DNA:
- a CDS encoding GNAT family N-acetyltransferase, giving the protein MKIKEVYRGDYTLSTDKTKLDISKIHSFLSKETDWSHGIPLDTLKISIDNSLNFGLYDKNQQIGYARIISDYATIAYLGDVFVLEAYRGKGLSTWLIHEIMEHPNLQGLRRWILLTDTAEWLYKKFGFTELPHPEVYMEKHNPNVYKSSRISNPINSSL; this is encoded by the coding sequence TTGAAAATCAAAGAGGTTTATAGAGGAGATTATACCCTGTCTACAGATAAAACAAAGTTAGATATTTCAAAAATTCATAGTTTTCTATCCAAAGAAACCGATTGGAGCCACGGAATACCTCTAGATACTTTGAAGATTTCTATTGACAATTCTTTAAATTTTGGCCTGTATGATAAAAACCAGCAAATTGGTTATGCTAGAATAATATCTGATTATGCTACTATCGCATACTTGGGAGATGTTTTTGTTCTAGAAGCATACCGAGGGAAAGGCTTGAGCACCTGGTTGATACATGAAATAATGGAGCACCCAAATCTTCAAGGTTTAAGAAGGTGGATTTTACTAACGGATACGGCAGAATGGCTTTATAAGAAATTTGGATTTACAGAACTCCCCCATCCAGAAGTCTATATGGAAAAGCATAACCCGAATGTGTATAAGTCATCCAGAATTTCAAACCCCATTAATAGTTCTTTGTAG
- a CDS encoding pirin family protein, translated as MKTILHKAATRGHANHGWLNSHHTFSFANYHNPERMNFGVLRVLNDDSVQAGMGFGTHPHDNMEIISIPLEGDLEHKDSMGNVTIIKEGDVQAMSAGTGVTHSEKNKNKDKEVKFLQIWIFPKEKNIRPKYDQISLKDIEKENELYQILSPNKEDQGIWIHQDAWFHIGKFTKGNTATYNIKKEGNGIYAFILEGGVEIQSEKLSERDGLGIWDTESIQIKAAENARILLMEVPMGM; from the coding sequence ATGAAAACAATACTTCACAAAGCAGCAACAAGAGGACACGCAAATCATGGTTGGTTAAATTCTCACCATACGTTTAGCTTTGCTAATTATCACAATCCAGAACGGATGAATTTTGGTGTACTACGGGTATTAAACGATGATAGTGTGCAAGCCGGAATGGGTTTTGGTACTCATCCGCATGATAATATGGAAATTATATCTATTCCTCTGGAAGGAGATTTAGAGCACAAAGATAGTATGGGCAATGTTACCATTATTAAAGAAGGAGATGTTCAAGCTATGAGTGCTGGAACCGGTGTTACCCACTCAGAAAAAAATAAAAACAAAGATAAAGAGGTGAAGTTTCTTCAGATTTGGATCTTTCCCAAAGAGAAAAACATAAGACCAAAATATGACCAAATTTCATTAAAAGACATTGAAAAAGAAAATGAGTTATACCAAATACTCTCGCCAAATAAGGAAGATCAAGGCATTTGGATTCATCAAGATGCTTGGTTTCATATTGGAAAATTTACGAAAGGAAATACGGCAACCTACAACATTAAAAAAGAAGGGAATGGAATATATGCTTTCATCCTAGAAGGCGGAGTAGAAATCCAAAGCGAAAAACTTTCTGAAAGAGACGGATTGGGAATTTGGGATACAGAAAGTATCCAGATTAAAGCTGCAGAAAATGCTCGTATTCTTTTAATGGAAGTACCTATGGGTATGTAG
- a CDS encoding molybdenum cofactor biosynthesis protein MoaE translates to MSTTYKNVFTQGAISSEFIAQAIAKHQSKTTIGAHNIFLGQVRADTIDEKVVAAIEYSAYEEMANKKFHEVREATFEKFDLTCMHIYHSLGAVKAGEICLFVFVSSPRRKVLFKALEYVVEKIKAEVPVFGKEIFEDASYQWKVNS, encoded by the coding sequence ATGTCAACAACGTATAAAAACGTCTTTACCCAAGGCGCTATTTCATCAGAATTTATAGCTCAAGCTATTGCTAAACATCAATCTAAAACAACAATAGGAGCTCATAATATATTTTTAGGACAGGTTAGAGCAGATACTATAGATGAAAAAGTTGTTGCAGCTATAGAATATTCTGCTTACGAAGAAATGGCAAACAAGAAATTCCATGAGGTGCGAGAAGCTACTTTTGAAAAATTTGACCTTACCTGTATGCATATATATCATAGTTTGGGTGCCGTAAAAGCAGGAGAAATATGTCTCTTTGTTTTTGTTTCTTCACCGAGAAGAAAAGTGCTCTTTAAGGCCTTGGAATATGTAGTTGAAAAAATAAAAGCAGAAGTACCTGTTTTTGGAAAAGAAATTTTTGAAGATGCATCTTATCAATGGAAAGTAAATAGCTAA
- a CDS encoding YbhB/YbcL family Raf kinase inhibitor-like protein, whose product MKKVNAKRGFFLWITTAVIILNSCKNPAKASSFTNYDDFETIHSDFKLQSKAVENGKLLEYYKCEKKINDIENSIPLSWSNVPEGTNSLAIVMYHYPKKDSKTEVNSYLLLWGIDPSVTDIPYKMAKNPNWYMGANKDGTAVSYTSPCSKGSGEHSYTIALFALKDVPKALPKANAITVDYHTFMEAISEATVLDRTSLNFIDAHE is encoded by the coding sequence ATGAAAAAAGTAAACGCAAAAAGGGGTTTTTTTCTATGGATCACCACAGCAGTAATTATATTAAATTCTTGTAAAAATCCTGCTAAGGCTTCCTCTTTTACAAATTATGATGATTTTGAAACCATACACTCTGATTTTAAATTACAGAGTAAAGCTGTGGAAAACGGTAAGTTGTTAGAGTACTATAAATGTGAAAAAAAAATAAATGATATAGAAAACTCCATTCCGCTATCTTGGTCTAATGTGCCTGAAGGCACAAATTCTCTAGCCATTGTCATGTATCATTATCCGAAAAAAGATAGCAAAACAGAAGTAAATTCTTATTTGCTGCTATGGGGCATAGATCCTTCTGTTACTGATATTCCATATAAAATGGCCAAGAATCCAAATTGGTATATGGGTGCTAATAAAGATGGCACCGCTGTTTCTTATACTTCGCCATGTTCTAAAGGATCAGGAGAACATAGCTATACCATTGCCCTATTTGCCTTAAAAGACGTACCCAAAGCGCTTCCGAAAGCTAATGCTATTACAGTGGACTACCATACTTTCATGGAGGCCATTTCTGAAGCCACGGTACTCGATAGAACAAGTTTAAATTTTATAGATGCTCATGAATAA
- a CDS encoding MOSC domain-containing protein: MKIDSLHIYPLKSAKGIAVQTTEVKSIGFKYDRYFAILNSKKEVLTAREFPTLLKIKTQIKEDNLVLEYGENRKSIPLNDFLKPIEVAIFKEPASGKEAPVSINNWLSSILEIDCSLIKINTDNLRQTIHNAIAFCDAHPIHLITQESVNALNKKLATAIEIDRFRANIVISGLKPFEEHTIAKITIGQCEFVSVLKTERCTLITIDPKTGEKDKKQEPLRTLAKEFRTDKKVEMGIYLIPTKLGKIHVSDSITVEMKMKE; encoded by the coding sequence ATGAAAATAGATTCCCTACATATATATCCCTTAAAATCAGCAAAAGGAATTGCGGTACAGACTACTGAAGTTAAAAGCATAGGCTTTAAATACGATCGCTATTTTGCTATTTTAAATTCAAAAAAGGAGGTCCTTACGGCTAGAGAATTCCCCACTTTATTAAAAATCAAAACACAGATCAAAGAAGATAATTTGGTGTTAGAATATGGAGAAAATAGAAAAAGTATTCCTTTAAACGACTTTTTAAAGCCTATTGAGGTAGCTATCTTTAAAGAACCTGCTTCGGGAAAAGAAGCGCCAGTCAGCATCAACAATTGGTTAAGTAGCATTTTAGAAATTGACTGTAGCTTAATTAAAATTAACACCGACAACTTACGCCAAACAATCCATAATGCTATTGCATTTTGTGACGCTCATCCAATTCATTTAATAACACAAGAATCAGTAAACGCTTTAAATAAAAAATTAGCAACTGCCATAGAAATAGATCGTTTTAGAGCTAATATCGTTATTTCTGGTCTTAAACCCTTTGAAGAACATACTATTGCAAAAATTACCATAGGTCAATGTGAATTTGTTTCTGTATTAAAAACAGAACGCTGCACACTAATTACCATAGACCCAAAAACGGGAGAAAAGGATAAAAAACAAGAACCCTTAAGAACACTTGCCAAAGAATTTAGAACTGATAAAAAAGTAGAAATGGGAATTTACCTTATCCCTACAAAATTAGGGAAAATACATGTCTCAGATTCTATAACTGTAGAAATGAAAATGAAAGAGTAA
- a CDS encoding YHYH protein — translation MNNKSLKKLLFFLVVQFVSVQLLAHDGGHGTPTKVWKLVEDDKTITADFIQKVDEIVYLSNEDHELMVFDISDFKTEEQQYILDKSNWIHEQNVLPQEKSVGIVSPINLYLALGLLLLLVALFTYHYTSKKKKFYWAFSLLTLLVVFVACKSKSSTSSFKMAENDVPFLVSIFGAFDKVNTKYDDTYFYIESDGIPDHEMMTGITSWQQQVPINHDYTGANAWAIPLQPELAENPLSTKDNFMKGAIAIAANGIPIFNPLNNRGEDANAIGELDQWGGHCGRADDYHYHLPPVHLQAKVGSTKPIAYALDGFPVYGETKEQLDENLGRFSSDSTYQYHAIKEYPYLIAAMKGKVALNPNTQAPENEITPQARTKGVRPDLRPLRGAEITAFENTGLHQYRLTYKLDTLSHSINYGWDTKGNYTYEFVHPDGTSSKASYKRK, via the coding sequence ATGAATAATAAATCACTAAAGAAACTACTCTTTTTTCTAGTAGTACAGTTTGTAAGTGTTCAACTATTAGCTCATGACGGCGGGCATGGTACTCCTACAAAAGTTTGGAAATTAGTAGAAGATGATAAAACAATTACGGCAGATTTCATACAGAAAGTAGACGAAATAGTATATCTGAGTAATGAGGACCATGAATTAATGGTATTCGATATCAGCGATTTCAAAACCGAAGAGCAACAGTATATTCTGGACAAATCTAATTGGATTCATGAACAGAATGTTTTGCCACAAGAGAAATCTGTTGGTATAGTTTCTCCTATTAATTTATATCTTGCCTTAGGCTTACTACTATTATTAGTTGCACTTTTCACGTATCACTACACATCAAAAAAGAAGAAATTTTACTGGGCTTTTAGCTTGTTAACACTACTCGTTGTTTTTGTAGCCTGTAAAAGTAAATCTTCCACAAGTAGTTTTAAAATGGCCGAAAATGATGTGCCCTTCTTAGTCTCCATTTTTGGTGCTTTTGACAAGGTGAACACAAAATATGATGACACCTATTTTTATATCGAATCAGATGGCATTCCCGATCATGAAATGATGACAGGAATTACAAGTTGGCAGCAACAAGTCCCTATTAATCATGACTATACAGGAGCTAACGCTTGGGCTATTCCATTACAACCAGAATTGGCAGAAAATCCGCTTTCTACAAAAGATAATTTTATGAAAGGCGCCATTGCTATTGCTGCAAACGGTATTCCTATTTTTAATCCTCTAAACAACCGTGGTGAAGACGCTAATGCTATTGGAGAATTAGACCAATGGGGCGGACATTGTGGAAGGGCCGATGATTATCACTACCATTTGCCTCCAGTACATTTACAAGCTAAAGTTGGTAGTACCAAGCCTATTGCCTATGCCTTAGATGGCTTTCCTGTTTATGGCGAAACAAAAGAACAGTTAGATGAAAATTTGGGCCGCTTTAGTTCTGATAGTACGTATCAATATCACGCAATAAAAGAATACCCTTATTTAATAGCTGCTATGAAAGGAAAAGTAGCACTAAATCCTAATACGCAAGCACCAGAAAATGAAATAACACCACAAGCAAGAACAAAAGGTGTAAGACCAGATTTAAGACCACTACGTGGTGCAGAAATTACCGCTTTTGAAAACACAGGACTCCATCAATATCGATTGACGTATAAACTAGATACACTTAGCCATAGCATTAATTACGGATGGGATACTAAAGGCAACTATACTTATGAATTTGTGCACCCAGATGGGACATCATCAAAAGCTAGCTATAAAAGAAAGTAA
- a CDS encoding AraC family transcriptional regulator — translation MSTVKTYQKVNPDKDISFGISKMEAIYTKRMGKVDAPHRHNYFTVLIIDKASGFHKIDFNTYTLSGGQIYFVAPGQVHQVIETEKSIGYSMVFSNQFLIENSIPLSFIASLNLFHNYGQSPPLQPNKKQFGIIQSFADEIFKRHHSEAIMKNLSIGAFLKLLLIECNASCAMNPIASDVDSSGDNLIRKFKQAVDNTFKQEHSTSHYARELHITPDHLNWTIKAKIGETAKGYIQTRIITEAKRLLYFTDLSNKEIGFELGFNEPANFSAFFKKHTQVSPSNFKKNEIKK, via the coding sequence ATGAGCACGGTGAAAACATACCAGAAAGTTAACCCAGATAAGGATATTAGTTTTGGAATATCTAAAATGGAGGCTATCTATACCAAGCGAATGGGTAAAGTTGATGCTCCGCATAGGCATAATTACTTTACCGTTCTAATTATTGATAAAGCATCGGGGTTTCATAAAATTGACTTTAATACCTATACCTTATCTGGAGGTCAAATCTATTTTGTAGCTCCTGGACAAGTGCATCAAGTTATAGAAACTGAAAAATCAATAGGATACTCCATGGTTTTTTCTAATCAGTTTTTAATAGAAAATTCTATCCCTTTGTCATTTATAGCTAGTTTAAACCTATTTCATAACTATGGGCAAAGTCCGCCGCTACAGCCCAACAAAAAACAGTTTGGTATCATACAAAGTTTTGCTGATGAGATTTTTAAACGGCACCATAGTGAGGCTATCATGAAAAATTTATCCATTGGCGCCTTTCTAAAACTACTTTTGATAGAATGTAATGCAAGTTGTGCTATGAATCCTATAGCGTCTGATGTAGATAGTTCTGGAGATAATCTCATTAGAAAATTTAAACAAGCGGTAGATAATACGTTTAAACAGGAACATTCCACGAGCCATTATGCCCGGGAACTTCATATAACTCCAGACCACTTAAACTGGACTATCAAAGCAAAAATTGGTGAAACTGCTAAAGGTTATATTCAAACAAGAATTATTACAGAAGCCAAAAGACTCCTCTATTTTACAGATTTATCGAACAAGGAAATTGGGTTTGAATTAGGCTTCAATGAACCTGCTAATTTTAGTGCCTTTTTTAAAAAGCACACACAGGTATCTCCTTCTAACTTTAAGAAAAACGAAATTAAAAAATAG
- a CDS encoding alginate export family protein: MGNQKFTYVSLFLFVLTTLQISAQTLDINADVRSRFEYRHGYSTLFSEDADPAAFVKQRTRLNIGYEAEKLQVFIALQDVSTWGDTRQLLNVDGNDSFSLFEAWAVLQINENWSTKLGRQVISYDDQRIFGGVDWAMQGRFHDAAILNYRKDDFMLDLGGAFSQEQEAIEGNAYTIQGFFSYKTMQYAYLKKSWDNSTASLLFLNVGFQDFTGDANDIADGVSYRQTLGSYFTFPVERVNIAGSAYYQFGKANATTDLAGYQVALEATYNANKVNYGLGVELLSGTDQEGDSKNKSFFPLYGTNHKFNGFMDYFYVGNHANSVGLNDLYAKAVITTGEKSNLLIKGHYFSANADLAADADAYLGTEIDLVYTQKLMPFVKLNVGYSQMFASDSMSLIKGGSANDTTNNWGWVQLTINPTLFKTNLNKND; encoded by the coding sequence ATGGGCAACCAAAAATTTACATACGTATCACTATTTCTTTTTGTTTTGACAACACTACAAATTTCGGCACAAACGCTTGATATAAATGCAGATGTACGATCTCGTTTTGAATACCGCCATGGCTACAGCACGCTCTTTTCAGAAGATGCCGACCCTGCCGCATTTGTAAAACAACGTACTCGTTTGAATATTGGATACGAAGCAGAAAAGCTACAAGTATTCATTGCCTTACAAGACGTAAGCACATGGGGAGATACCAGACAATTGCTAAATGTAGATGGGAATGATTCCTTCTCGCTATTTGAAGCATGGGCTGTATTACAAATTAATGAAAATTGGTCTACAAAACTAGGAAGACAAGTAATTTCTTATGATGACCAGCGAATTTTTGGTGGCGTAGATTGGGCTATGCAAGGACGCTTTCATGATGCCGCTATTCTTAACTATAGAAAAGATGATTTTATGTTAGATCTAGGTGGTGCATTTAGTCAGGAGCAAGAAGCTATTGAAGGTAATGCGTATACTATTCAGGGATTTTTCTCGTATAAAACGATGCAATATGCTTACCTGAAAAAATCATGGGACAATAGTACTGCGAGCTTACTTTTCTTAAATGTAGGATTCCAAGATTTTACCGGAGATGCTAATGATATTGCAGATGGCGTCTCTTACAGGCAGACCTTAGGTTCTTATTTTACATTTCCTGTAGAACGCGTAAATATAGCTGGAAGCGCTTACTATCAGTTTGGAAAAGCAAATGCCACTACAGATCTCGCAGGATATCAAGTAGCCTTAGAAGCTACCTACAACGCTAATAAAGTGAACTACGGTTTAGGAGTAGAATTACTAAGTGGTACGGATCAAGAAGGCGACTCAAAAAACAAATCATTTTTCCCACTATATGGGACCAATCATAAATTTAATGGCTTCATGGATTATTTTTACGTAGGTAATCATGCCAATTCTGTTGGTCTTAATGATTTATACGCAAAAGCAGTAATCACGACAGGAGAAAAATCTAATCTCCTTATCAAAGGACATTATTTTAGCGCAAATGCCGATCTGGCTGCCGATGCTGATGCCTATTTAGGTACAGAAATAGACCTTGTCTATACACAAAAATTAATGCCTTTTGTAAAATTGAATGTTGGCTACTCTCAAATGTTTGCTTCAGATAGTATGAGTTTAATAAAAGGAGGTAGCGCTAATGATACTACAAATAATTGGGGATGGGTACAACTTACCATTAACCCTACACTTTTTAAAACCAATTTGAATAAGAACGATTAA